In the Populus trichocarpa isolate Nisqually-1 chromosome 1, P.trichocarpa_v4.1, whole genome shotgun sequence genome, tagattgaaaaaaaacacgagccttaaaaaagaaaagaaaaaaccaagcaaacccgGGACAAATCTCCTAAACTTGAGTTAATATCCCAAACTCGCAGCCCATAAAATCCTGACTTAGGTTCAATCAAAAAGATCAATTCCCactaaatttaatgttgaagtatgtaattggaaaaaatatcaatttaaaaaatttgtctaagcaaaaaatagaacaatcaaaagaatgaagatcaaatttgatatgaaaaaaataaaggataaaatcacaaagaaaatcaaatttaaaaatcatcataaataaaaaaataacaatcaaaagaatatggaccAAAATGATCAatagagtgaaattgaaaaaaataataattctaatttcataaatcattCAAAATAGATGAAATAGTAATTACAAGAAAATGGAccaaaagtgaagaaaaacTTAATTGAAAGGCAGACTTGAAAATCAAGAAGgggacaaagaagaagaagaagaagaaaaagaagaggctTGTAGCATCAAATCAGAGCCCCTTTGGCCACATGCCCTGGCTCTTCACGACAGGGACACCAAGGTGAATCAAATGCCACCGCTGAAGGCGGCTCACGCGTTGCTCGAAGAGTGTGAGAGCCACCCACACGTGTTAGCcaaatttccttttttaaatcCTATATTATCAAAGTAATAAATTACCATTGACCAACCttgtaataacaataaaaccaaTAGGAAAGGATGAAAAAGCCCCTAGAAGCTAGCCTTATAATTTTTGTCTTTAAGAGCACCAATGTcaatttactgttttttttaaaaaagaaagcaaaatcaCGCCAAAGCCCCTCTCAACTAGCTAAGTGTTTTTTAagggtatttattttattttattgttttaaaaattatggagAGACCCCCCGCCCCTCAATTTCATGATGTTAgatatatttcatgaaaaaaactcTTTTACCCTCGAAGACCACTTCACATGTTTTTGTATGAAGGGCAAAGACATCATTGCACTATTCCAATCAATAAAGCCCCTCTCAACCtgctaaatgttttttaagggtatttatgttattttactatgctaaaaattataaaaggacCCTTTTAACCCCcccattaattttataatatgagaTGTATCTATGACAAAAacttttttatcctaaaaaaactagttcacatgtttttttatttgaaagacaaaaatatcattCCATCATTCGAATCAACAATGCAGTATTAGGCCACAATGAATCTCTTatgcattttagtttttttttttttttgatgtaatGTCTCAACAAATTAAACATTAGACCTCATGAGAATTGATGCCATGCAATTGTGCTTAAATTTGTTCCTTCCTGTTAAAGACGAGGAGAGGCAAATATGTTATTTCAAACTAATGGTAATATGATATATTGAATTTgacaattgagtttttaattaaaaaaaaacttcaacgtCGTCGTTAAATGATAGTTAGATAAATAATCGTggtcaattatatatttatacaaaaatatttatctatttatttcatATAGAATATATTCGTTGATATTATTACATAATGAAATTTCATAATTGTACGTATGACCACTAATTAAATTCCAAACAACTCATAATACATGAGAATCCAACCATGCTAATTGCTAGCATATATATAAGAACATCTAGCACCCAATTTTTCCAGGATCACATCTTGGAGTAGTTGTAATCTagaggataaaagaaaaggaagactcTCTTCATTAATAGtgttacattaaaatattactttaccatGAATGGATCACATGTGAAAGTGACGAGGATTGAAATGGAGTGCAAATCAAGCCCATGATACCCTAGACGATATCATCTAATTTTCagagttgaaagttgaaatgtTCAAATCTGCAGCCTTCATCTTTAATTAGAGTCATGAAAAGAGGTGgtaaaaagcaatgaaaagaGCGTTGTTGGCCTGTGAAACACATAAATAATGGGAGGTGAAAGGGAGGTGAAACTGTAAGGTGGACATTAATCCACAAGgctcctccctctccctctccccctcATCAAGTCAAAGCCAGCTCTTACAGGCAATCCTGGCCCATTATGTAAAGACAACACTCGCCACCCCTCAATCCAAGAAATTTTCAGTTGATATAAAATCTACTTCCATGGGGTCACCCCATGCCTCTTCTGCCTTTCAAAATATCATAACCCCACTTAAATTTGGACCCTTTGTCTTATTATTCTTCTCTCATCGTCTCTCTCCAATCAGGTTATTATGTGGCAACTTCTATTTCCAATCACTTCCATGCAACtttgtttcatgttttttctacTCTAACCAAAACCTAGTGTTATAACAGCTAGCTCCTTAAGCTTATGTCTCTATTACTAGTACGATATTTACTTGCTGTTAATTTGACGGaatcatatgttttttcttctcaggTGGACAATGGTTAAAGAAATTTGACTAGCAGCTTGTCCTTGCATGAATTGAGCTTCTAGCttcagggtttttttatttttatttttttattaaagccatTCACACACGTATATATAGCGATGGATAAAGAAGAGAATTACTCGGTATCTTAGCTCCCACTAGTAtagtactgtttttttttttattgataaatcaaTTCGCCACCATGTTACTTTGCTCTGAACTTAACTTCTCGCAGGGAAGTTTTACTGAGCTAGATTACTCTctagatcatcatcatcaacaacaagacCACCTTGGACTCATGAAGCAGCGGATAGGTGGAACTTCTGGTGATGATGATTGCAACAACGGGATGATTGATTATATGCTCAATAATCCTcaacaacatcaacaacaaatGTCATCCGGGTTTTGCACTTCTACTTCTTTCGATAAATTGAGCTTTGCTGATGTGATGCAATTTGCAGATTTTGGGCCTAAGTTGGCCttaaatcaaaacaagataTCGGAGGAAGAAACTGGGATTGATCCGGTTTACTTCCTTAAGTTTCCTGTTTTGAATGATAAGATTGAGGAACAATCTATAAGGGTTCCTCAACTAGGTGgagaaaatattgaagaaatgtTTACAGGAGTGAGTAGTGGGGAGAATAGGGCAGGAATGGTGGGGGAAGAGAGGGGTATTGGAGAAGATGAAGAAGCTAGGATTTCGGATAACAACTCGGTGCAACTTCAGTTTCTTGGAGATCAAGATCTTCAAAACAAGAACCCTATACCAGAGGCGAAGAACAAGAGAAAAAGGCCAAGAACTATCAAGACAAGTGAGGAAGTTGAGAGCCAAAGAATGACTCATATTGCAGTTGAAAGAAATCGAAGAAAGCAAATGAATGAGCATCTTCGAGTCTTGAGGTCTCTCATGCCAGGATCATATGTGCAACGGGTATCAAGTTTTATGTGTTCCATTCAAGAAATGCcatgaaaattcaattgatttttttttttatcaaaatcttaatttgtttgATATACAACCACCAAATTGGAAACCATTTTTAGTCTTTTAAGGACATTCTATAACAGGATATTGGTTTTTGTGGATATGCAGGGAGATCAAGCTTCGATAATTGGTGGAGCCATAGAGTTTGTGAGAGAATTGGAGCAACTACTTCAGTGCCTAGAATCCCAGAAACGGCGAAGACTGATGGATGATTCCTCTCTTGCAATCCAACAACCAGCTCAGCCTGCATTCTTTTCTCCTATGCCTCTACCAAATGATCAAATGAAGCTCGTGGACTTCGAGACCGGACTCCGTGAAGAAACAGCTGAAAACAAGTCTTGCTTGGCTGATGTTGAAGTAAAGCTTTTAGGGTTTGATGCCATGATCAAGATCCTGTCTAGGAGAAGGCCAGGCCAGCTCATTAAGGCCATTGCAGCACTAGAAGATTTGCAGCTTAACATACTCCACACCAACATCACCACCATTGATCAAACTGTTCTCTATTCATTTAATGTCAAAGTATAAAATCAGCTGCCCTTTGCTCAtctaacacctttttttttttttttactgatctcaatcttgaataaaaagtatttttcttctttggttCAGATTGCAAGTGACTCTGGGTTTACAGCAGAAGATATAGCAAGCTCAGTTCAACagatattcaatttcatccatgcAAATAGCAGCATTTGATACAAGTCAAAAATGGTACAGAAAAGATGAGCTGCTATGTATTTTGATACACACCTACTTTTAGATTATCCTTTTTGGCTATAactttcccccccccccctttttttttgttaataattactAGTTACTGATCTAGTAACAAAGTATTGGATAGTTTGGACTAGTGATTCTGACGAGCCCATGTGTATGCAGTCTGTCTGTCTCTTGGTTCTTATTCTCTTTACATTTTCTATCTTCAATATTGTAAGAATATGTATTCGCACTTTGGCAATTAATGGTGGGGGTGATTAATTTTGCTAATCATGCAAGCCTTCTGATCTagacttttttcctttttctattttcttttaatttgttgcatAGATTAGTATTATTAGACACCTCTGCACCACATaacaattaaacattttaagaGTGTGACATAGCGTTTCTTGCCGATTTTAAAGTAAAACATTTTAAGAAGATAGCTTTTCTTTAACCATCATAGTTCAAACCTCACGACAAAGTGTAAAAAGTAAGAatctttatgaataattttgaTGCGAAGTCTCATCCTTGAGAATGACAGAAGATATACAATTGGGTTGACtttgtatgtttgtttttttttttcgtgataACAAACAAATTACACATGCTGGCTGCTAGTACCATGGTAACCGAGTGTCTCTGGTCTCTGTCTTATTTATATGTGGTGGATCAGAAGATGGTTTGGCAGAGAAGAGAAAATGGGTTGTGGAGACAGATTTCGTTGATGATGCATGCTTGAACCACAATGATTTGCACTTATTATGAGGTCGAAGGTCAACGAGTCCCGTATCTCCTTGCAGTGGGTTGACTTGTCGGAAATCAAGATTTGGTAGTATTAGGCTGGACCCTGATGCTGCCATTGTCGTAGGGTCCCCTAATTGAGAGTTTGTAGAGATTCATACTTGCTCGCCCCAATTTTGTCTTGCATATTGTAGAACGTTTTATCATGTGGGGTTACAGTTTCTGGCTTCTCCTTGAGTCAAATAGGATAGTGTCCAGTGCAATTAATGCATGGGGTTTTGGTGTTTGCCCTGTTCAAAAGGTGAAGGTAATATGTCAAGTGAGTTTATCATGGATGCTCATTTGGTGTTTTCTTATATAAGAGGAAGATCTTGCTTTCATGTTAGAGAGGTGATGTTTGCACATGATAAGGCAATATGATGTTACTCAACATTGTACTAAACTTTAGAAAGCACTAGTATAAAGTTTGGATATTGTCTTGTAATAGAGAAGAGATTGAGATAATTAGGATAAAAGAGAcatatcttctttttatttttgtattgtaacAACTTAAACtcatttcaaaattatcatagaaatatatttatttttatatttttatctctttatgCAATCAAACACACTCTTCTAGTTTCGAAAAGACAtaaatttacttaaaaattattctacaaatagatttatttttatatatttatctttgtCCCTGCAACTAGATATGTTTATGTCCtttttgtatatgtttttttctatcataaaacattaacaaacatGAAAGGAAATGGAGACAGTGAAAGAATTAGGATATCCGATGCAAACCTTGTGGATATAAAAGTACAGAAACATATAATCAAATTGACTATTCtcaaaaaagctaaatttagaCTTGTAATTGAGCTTAACACAACGATAACCTATATATATCGAGACATCAATGCTATAAAAACCAATCCCCCACACAATGCCTATGAATAGACACAAATGAGAAgtataaaaaacaacacaaaacttggttaattcttcgataagtcatggTAGTTTTATGAGGAATCATGAGTAAGAACAAACTCTTATACACAAGTTTTATTTCTGAATAATCAATccaccttttattattatttttaaaacctaaatacaagctaaataatcCTATTTATACAAGGtaaaatatcctaaataatgatggaaaaataataaaatatttctaaataaaacagGAAGAAGAATCTTAAATCAATTGGGAAACTAATAAAATTTCCGCACAGTAGCTTCTAGACCTTATCATAAGGCCTTCAGATATCCAATtgtcctaaaattttaattcaatatagAACAAGACCTCTGGAAACTTATGGTAAAACTTTATCCCAATATAACAGTCCGATTAAACATTATACTTATTAATTAGAGTAAACCTATGcatcaagaaaaataagtcTAAACCCGTCTGTAATGCCAAAATTAATTAGTCTACCATTGCAAAAATAACTAGGTCATGTTATAGATGGATCAGGTCCCTCTTGCACATAGATTAAATTGACTAAAGTTTGATCATCACTTATTGAAGATATACCCTTATTCAAATTCATCTTGGTCCAAATACTTTGAATAAGCTCATTAAATGCATCTTCAAGCTTCTTTACCTTTGATCTTATAATTGGCCTAACTGGAActtttaataagttatttggTATAGTTTGGATCGCACCATCCCCTCTCTTCTCAAAACGATTCGACCTCTAACtgtcacctacatcaaacaaagagAGATTAGAAACATTAAAAGGAGCACTAACATCATATTCACTTGGTAGATCTACTTTATAGGCATTATCATTTACTTTTTTTCGCCCTTTATTAGTGTTGAATGCATattgttcatttgtttttttatattatccgCCTCACATTCTCATAGAAAGCTTTTACTACCTATGTTTTTCTATTGCCATCAAGACTAACACTTTCATCAATAGCTAAAGGAAACAAATCCAAAGGATCAAAGGATTAAAGCCATATacaatttcaaaaggagaaTAATTAGTAGTAGAATAAACACtcctattataagcaaattcaataaatgacagacaatcttcctaatttttcaaattcttttgaatgataattCCTAATAATATAGTTAAAGTCTTATAAACTATTTCAGTTTGACTATCTAtttgtggatgacaagtagtaaaaaataacaatgtttttCCTAGTCTCCCCCCACAAAACCTTTAAAAGTAGCTAAGAAATTTAACAGCATGGTCATATATAATGCTCTTAGGTACCCCATATAGCTGAATTATTTCTCTAAAGAATAAATTAGTTATGTTAGTTACACCATCAATTTTATAACAAGATATGAATTGTTTCATCTTAgaaaacctatatataattataaaaatataacccTACCCTTTTTTTAGCTAGGCAAACCTAATACAAAATCCATTTATATATCAACCCTAGGTTCCTTAGGCACATGTACAGGAGTAGATAAATATTGAGGTAACACTTTAAACTTAGCTTGTCTACATGTTATACATCTAATACAAATTCTTTGCATATATCTTTCCATCTTAGACCAATAAAAATGCTTATACTAAATATCTAAAGTCTTAGCA is a window encoding:
- the LOC7461668 gene encoding transcription factor FAMA isoform X2 encodes the protein MDKEENYSGSFTELDYSLDHHHQQQDHLGLMKQRIGGTSGDDDCNNGMIDYMLNNPQQHQQQMSSGFCTSTSFDKLSFADVMQFADFGPKLALNQNKISEEETGIDPVYFLKFPVLNDKIEEQSIRVPQLGGENIEEMFTGVSSGENRAGMVGEERGIGEDEEARISDNNSVQLQFLGDQDLQNKNPIPEAKNKRKRPRTIKTSEEVESQRMTHIAVERNRRKQMNEHLRVLRSLMPGSYVQRGDQASIIGGAIEFVRELEQLLQCLESQKRRRLMDDSSLAIQQPAQPAFFSPMPLPNDQMKLVDFETGLREETAENKSCLADVEVKLLGFDAMIKILSRRRPGQLIKAIAALEDLQLNILHTNITTIDQTVLYSFNVKIASDSGFTAEDIASSVQQIFNFIHANSSI
- the LOC7461668 gene encoding transcription factor FAMA isoform X1, coding for MLLCSELNFSQGSFTELDYSLDHHHQQQDHLGLMKQRIGGTSGDDDCNNGMIDYMLNNPQQHQQQMSSGFCTSTSFDKLSFADVMQFADFGPKLALNQNKISEEETGIDPVYFLKFPVLNDKIEEQSIRVPQLGGENIEEMFTGVSSGENRAGMVGEERGIGEDEEARISDNNSVQLQFLGDQDLQNKNPIPEAKNKRKRPRTIKTSEEVESQRMTHIAVERNRRKQMNEHLRVLRSLMPGSYVQRGDQASIIGGAIEFVRELEQLLQCLESQKRRRLMDDSSLAIQQPAQPAFFSPMPLPNDQMKLVDFETGLREETAENKSCLADVEVKLLGFDAMIKILSRRRPGQLIKAIAALEDLQLNILHTNITTIDQTVLYSFNVKIASDSGFTAEDIASSVQQIFNFIHANSSI